A single Dehalococcoidia bacterium DNA region contains:
- a CDS encoding ComF family protein: MNLDSLFNLFKHRTLDFLFPPRCVGCGKGGSLLCRKCRAALIYLQPPLCRRCSLPISEGTICRKCRLEDWELDGVYSIFEYGGVIRQAIINLKYHNIKTLAVPLSRFLKEYLSEHRLSFDIIIPVPIHKRRLRERGYNQTALLARRLSRMSRIPLMEGALVRTRHTPSQAKSESVEQRKENIRNAFECVSWSVSGKHILLIDDVCTSGATLNSCAASLKSAGAASVWGLTLAKEI; this comes from the coding sequence GTGAACCTGGATAGTTTATTTAACTTATTTAAACATAGAACGCTCGATTTTCTGTTCCCTCCTCGCTGCGTAGGCTGCGGCAAGGGGGGTTCTCTTTTATGCCGTAAATGCCGGGCCGCCCTTATCTACCTCCAGCCGCCGCTGTGCCGAAGATGCAGCTTACCGATATCGGAAGGAACTATCTGCCGCAAATGCCGGCTGGAGGACTGGGAACTGGACGGCGTGTACTCGATTTTTGAATACGGCGGGGTCATCCGCCAAGCCATCATAAATCTTAAATATCACAACATCAAAACGCTCGCGGTTCCGCTGTCCCGCTTCTTGAAGGAATATCTGAGCGAACATCGCCTGTCCTTTGATATCATCATCCCGGTCCCGATACATAAGCGAAGGCTGCGGGAGCGGGGCTATAACCAGACGGCGCTGCTGGCCCGGAGGCTAAGCCGCATGTCCCGAATACCGCTTATGGAAGGAGCCCTTGTCCGCACCAGGCATACCCCTTCCCAGGCCAAATCCGAAAGCGTTGAACAGCGCAAAGAGAATATCAGAAACGCTTTTGAATGCGTCAGCTGGAGCGTATCGGGCAAACACATCCTTCTAATCGACGACGTATGCACATCCGGCGCTACTCTTAACTCATGCGCCGCTTCATTGAAATCGGCCGGAGCGGCATCGGTCTGGGGCCTCACGCTCGCCAAGGAAATCTAA
- a CDS encoding hydrophobe/amphiphile efflux-3 (HAE3) family transporter yields the protein MKRAFRKPSRIISAEQAFRSMGRFIERRHLVFLILSLVLLVPTVFAAYYGVEMKTGFDTFVSSDSQAYKDLSRYNEYFSSDAIVVLITGDNLIQLLEPENIAAMDFIEESMISDNSSHSVVGPVFLLEMAHLQRVLSGATTSMEFPTDPAELADIIKDPETGDVASELTHVFPDGQHALISILLDGSLTQDEQGDMVRKVEDLAASAGFNDDVSVIVSGNCAVYASIGDLMVEDMLNMLIVSVILMLLILALIFNVRGFFAWRWLPLGVVALAIIYTFGIMGILSIPLTMVTMAAFPILLGLGVDYAIQFHNRYDEESKKGSTVAGAITESVTHIGPAIGIAIVAGCLGFAALFFSPIPMIQGFGFTLILGVIICYILSVFLLLSALYRRDRLADTKPANNRRIKWTIKPKNKFTLGPELAAAVLTLSLVGFGIVFIACDISFGNLGFAVGIGITVFGILASAISLGIELHRERLGIALPQKTREKPRHIVDSGLDRLAPWVVKHPLIIIPIALALTVAGLVADPYIETEADEMNMISQETQVIKDLREVESVVEGLEFLSLLIEAEDVTDPQIVNWVLELQDRIEAENGDLVSGTESYASAMMQLVNVMNLSVPQTAEETKDTLQGLPTQLRANLLTEDYTRSNLMVTIGKISGPQVRDLETALNEYASQHPEGVTVTVTGWPIMMRILGDGLSGGRVEMTLIGIALIFVGLLLLFRFNILKVFMAILPVALIIGWSSGVMWLGDIKYTPATAAMGALIIGIGTEFTILLMMRYYEEREKGENPVEAMKIAITRIGRAIIASGLTVIGGFAALLIAQNFPVLRSFGLITVIDVFFALVSTLIVLPALIVWIDSWRERRRIARQGSP from the coding sequence ATGAAGCGAGCATTTAGAAAGCCATCGAGGATCATTTCGGCCGAACAGGCCTTTAGAAGCATGGGAAGGTTCATCGAAAGAAGACATCTGGTTTTCCTGATTCTGAGCCTTGTTCTTCTGGTGCCTACGGTCTTCGCGGCATACTATGGCGTCGAGATGAAAACCGGCTTCGACACTTTCGTTTCTTCAGATTCGCAGGCTTATAAGGACCTCAGCAGATACAACGAGTACTTCAGCAGCGATGCCATAGTGGTACTGATAACGGGAGATAACCTTATCCAATTGCTTGAGCCGGAGAACATCGCGGCCATGGACTTTATAGAAGAAAGCATGATCTCCGATAACTCAAGCCACTCTGTTGTAGGCCCGGTTTTCCTCCTGGAAATGGCCCATCTGCAGAGAGTGCTGTCGGGGGCGACTACTTCCATGGAGTTCCCCACGGATCCGGCCGAGCTTGCTGACATCATTAAAGACCCCGAGACGGGCGATGTCGCTTCGGAACTTACGCACGTATTCCCCGACGGCCAGCACGCCCTCATCTCAATCCTGCTCGACGGGTCGCTGACCCAGGATGAGCAGGGCGACATGGTACGCAAGGTGGAGGACCTGGCAGCCTCGGCGGGCTTCAACGATGACGTGAGCGTGATCGTCAGCGGCAATTGCGCCGTATACGCCAGTATCGGGGACCTGATGGTAGAGGATATGCTCAATATGCTCATCGTATCTGTAATATTGATGCTCCTCATCCTGGCGCTCATATTCAATGTGCGCGGCTTCTTCGCCTGGCGCTGGCTGCCTCTGGGAGTTGTGGCGCTGGCCATCATCTACACCTTCGGGATCATGGGCATACTCAGCATACCACTGACCATGGTCACCATGGCCGCCTTCCCTATCCTGCTGGGACTGGGCGTAGACTACGCCATCCAGTTCCATAACCGCTACGACGAGGAATCGAAGAAAGGCAGTACGGTTGCCGGCGCCATAACGGAGTCCGTCACGCATATCGGACCGGCTATCGGCATCGCCATAGTAGCGGGATGCCTGGGTTTCGCCGCCCTCTTCTTCTCGCCTATTCCCATGATACAGGGGTTCGGCTTTACGCTGATATTGGGAGTGATCATATGCTATATCCTCTCAGTGTTCCTTCTGCTTTCCGCGCTTTACCGGCGCGACCGGCTGGCCGACACCAAACCAGCCAACAATCGCCGTATCAAATGGACGATAAAACCCAAGAACAAATTCACGCTGGGGCCCGAGCTTGCCGCCGCCGTCCTCACCCTGAGCCTGGTCGGGTTCGGCATTGTATTCATCGCCTGCGATATCTCTTTCGGCAACCTCGGATTCGCCGTCGGCATCGGCATCACCGTATTCGGCATTTTGGCCTCGGCCATAAGCCTTGGTATAGAGCTGCACCGCGAACGTCTGGGCATCGCGCTCCCGCAAAAGACCAGAGAGAAACCCAGACATATCGTGGACAGCGGGCTCGACCGCCTGGCACCATGGGTCGTAAAACACCCGTTGATCATCATACCCATAGCGCTCGCGCTAACCGTGGCCGGACTCGTCGCCGATCCTTACATCGAAACCGAGGCCGACGAAATGAATATGATCTCCCAGGAGACACAGGTGATCAAGGACCTCCGCGAGGTAGAAAGCGTGGTCGAAGGCCTGGAATTCCTTAGTCTCCTTATAGAAGCCGAAGATGTAACCGACCCTCAAATAGTGAACTGGGTGCTGGAACTGCAGGACCGCATCGAGGCCGAAAACGGCGACCTGGTGAGCGGCACCGAAAGCTATGCCAGCGCTATGATGCAACTGGTCAATGTAATGAACCTTTCGGTGCCGCAGACGGCTGAAGAGACCAAGGACACCCTCCAGGGGCTGCCAACCCAGTTACGGGCCAATCTGCTCACCGAGGATTACACTCGATCCAACTTAATGGTCACCATCGGGAAGATCAGCGGCCCGCAGGTGCGCGATCTTGAAACGGCATTAAATGAATATGCTTCTCAACATCCGGAGGGGGTTACGGTCACCGTAACGGGGTGGCCTATCATGATGCGGATACTCGGTGACGGCCTCAGCGGGGGCCGGGTAGAGATGACTCTCATCGGCATCGCCCTCATCTTCGTCGGATTGTTGTTACTCTTCAGGTTTAACATCTTAAAAGTATTTATGGCCATACTCCCGGTAGCCCTCATCATCGGCTGGTCCAGCGGCGTGATGTGGCTCGGCGACATCAAGTATACGCCCGCCACCGCCGCTATGGGCGCATTGATCATAGGAATCGGCACCGAGTTCACCATACTGCTGATGATGCGCTATTACGAGGAACGCGAAAAGGGCGAAAACCCCGTGGAGGCCATGAAAATCGCCATTACCAGGATCGGGCGCGCCATAATCGCATCGGGCTTGACGGTTATCGGCGGCTTCGCCGCGCTGCTGATAGCGCAGAACTTCCCGGTGCTGCGCTCCTTCGGCCTTATCACGGTAATAGACGTGTTCTTCGCCCTCGTGAGCACATTGATCGTACTACCGGCGCTCATAGTCTGGATCGACTCGTGGAGGGAGAGGCGACGCATAGCCAGACAGGGGTCGCCCTAA
- a CDS encoding MarR family transcriptional regulator: MKKPSKINSDSQISSLVANAICVTMSLKNLLEEELTLLQKYFDEMRSTGTTNHLPEDAMFYSMTSALYGTQNLTMGELSKTISAPMSSTTRMMNWLVDNGYAQRLSDPDDRRIVRVALTDEGRKLHEYIEIHVIKRVRETMQLLTDKEQSAIIQVFDKLARVFNLNETK, from the coding sequence ATGAAAAAACCCTCCAAAATAAATTCGGACAGTCAGATATCGTCGCTGGTGGCAAACGCTATCTGTGTTACCATGTCCCTGAAAAACCTCCTTGAGGAAGAACTGACGCTGCTGCAGAAATACTTCGACGAGATGAGGTCAACGGGCACAACGAACCATCTGCCGGAAGACGCCATGTTCTACAGCATGACAAGCGCCCTCTACGGAACACAAAACCTCACCATGGGAGAGCTTAGCAAGACCATCTCGGCGCCCATGTCCTCCACAACCAGAATGATGAACTGGCTCGTGGACAACGGCTATGCGCAAAGGCTGTCGGACCCGGACGACCGCAGGATCGTCAGAGTGGCCCTGACCGATGAAGGGCGCAAGCTTCACGAGTACATCGAGATCCATGTAATCAAGCGCGTAAGAGAAACCATGCAGCTGCTTACCGATAAGGAGCAATCAGCCATCATCCAGGTGTTCGACAAGCTGGCGCGCGTATTCAACCTGAATGAAACGAAATAA
- the thpR gene encoding RNA 2',3'-cyclic phosphodiesterase: protein METIRSFIALELPNDVKETVSLIIKRLRPAQHRYVKWVSPDGTHLTVKFLGNIFTSQIPQITDIMSTAAGKVPPLELRLGGLGMFPNEQRPRVIWVALEGNTEPLAAMQREIEQALVPLGFVAENRAFTPHLTLGRVRDNATPDERREIAGVVKDKKIDYEAVFTLRELSLMKSTLTPTGAIYDRLDSAPFLA, encoded by the coding sequence ATGGAGACGATACGCTCATTTATCGCTCTCGAACTGCCCAACGATGTAAAGGAAACCGTTTCCCTGATCATCAAGCGTCTGCGCCCGGCCCAGCACCGCTACGTCAAATGGGTCTCCCCCGATGGGACGCACCTGACCGTCAAGTTCCTTGGCAATATCTTCACAAGCCAGATACCGCAGATAACGGATATCATGAGTACGGCCGCCGGCAAGGTTCCGCCGCTGGAACTGCGGCTCGGCGGGCTGGGCATGTTCCCCAATGAGCAGAGGCCGCGCGTTATCTGGGTCGCGCTTGAGGGCAATACGGAGCCGCTGGCCGCAATGCAGCGCGAGATAGAGCAGGCGCTGGTGCCGCTGGGCTTCGTGGCGGAGAACCGCGCCTTCACGCCGCACCTCACCCTCGGGCGTGTGCGCGATAACGCCACCCCCGACGAACGCAGAGAGATCGCCGGTGTAGTGAAAGATAAGAAGATCGACTACGAAGCCGTTTTCACGCTCCGAGAGCTCAGCCTGATGAAGAGCACCCTGACGCCCACCGGAGCTATCTACGATCGACTCGATTCCGCACCGTTCCTTGCCTAA
- a CDS encoding amidohydrolase family protein, producing MIIDFHTHIFPSKMSDNRERYIDRDPLFARIYAKPKAKITDCDGLIAKMDEEGIERAVVMNANWSSLELVKETNDHILDSIARYPKRLVGFCSLPPTNDGERIAELERCIKAGVRGIGEMRPEFQGLDKGDETVLDPVIDIALRHNLMLCIHASEPVGHDYPGKYTFTPDKIYRLILHYPDLTLILAHWGGGMPFYALMPEVREAMKNTYVDTSASPYLYTADIFTHVTNIFGADKILFGSDYPLMPPSKVLKQIDAVDMDKESRELILHGNAERLL from the coding sequence ATGATTATCGATTTTCATACTCATATCTTCCCTTCCAAGATGAGCGACAACCGAGAGCGCTACATAGACCGCGACCCGCTGTTCGCCCGCATCTATGCCAAACCCAAGGCAAAGATAACCGACTGCGACGGACTCATCGCCAAGATGGACGAGGAAGGCATCGAGCGCGCCGTGGTCATGAACGCCAACTGGAGCAGTTTGGAATTGGTTAAGGAAACGAACGACCATATACTCGACTCCATCGCCCGATACCCCAAGCGCCTCGTCGGCTTCTGCTCGCTCCCGCCGACGAACGACGGGGAGAGGATAGCCGAGCTTGAGCGCTGCATCAAAGCGGGCGTCCGTGGCATCGGCGAGATGCGCCCGGAATTCCAGGGGCTCGATAAAGGCGATGAGACGGTGCTCGACCCGGTCATCGATATCGCTCTGCGTCATAATCTCATGCTCTGCATCCACGCATCAGAGCCCGTCGGACATGACTACCCCGGCAAATACACCTTCACGCCGGACAAGATCTACAGGCTGATCCTGCATTATCCCGACCTGACGCTCATATTGGCGCACTGGGGCGGCGGCATGCCCTTCTACGCCCTGATGCCGGAGGTAAGAGAGGCGATGAAGAACACCTACGTCGACACGTCGGCATCGCCTTACTTGTATACAGCCGACATATTCACACATGTTACTAATATCTTCGGGGCCGATAAGATACTCTTCGGCAGCGACTATCCGCTGATGCCGCCGAGCAAGGTGCTTAAACAGATCGACGCCGTTGATATGGATAAAGAGTCGAGGGAGTTGATACTCCACGGCAACGCCGAAAGGTTACTGTAG
- a CDS encoding transketolase, translating into MTQFQPCPVEDLQEKAKTLRRHIIKMIAASQSGHPGGSLSAVEIISALYFNVLRHDPKNPEWLDRDRFVLSKGHAAPALYAALAECGYFPVDELTTLRKMDSRMQGHCEVGTTPGVEMSTGPLGQGLSFGVGCALAARLDERDSRVYVLLGDGELNEGQVWEAAMSAAHFKIDNLVAIVDRNSIQLDGWTHDIMETEPLAQKWRAFGWRVSDVAGHDIDQLLTALEKAKTIKGKPTVIIARTIKGKGVSFMENKAEFHGKAPTPEQAEQALKELE; encoded by the coding sequence TTGACTCAGTTTCAGCCGTGTCCCGTTGAGGACTTACAAGAGAAAGCAAAGACGCTGCGACGCCATATTATCAAGATGATAGCAGCTTCGCAGAGCGGACATCCGGGCGGCTCGCTGTCTGCGGTCGAAATCATTAGCGCGCTTTATTTTAATGTTCTGCGTCACGATCCAAAGAACCCTGAATGGCTGGACCGTGATCGATTTGTGCTGAGCAAGGGGCACGCCGCGCCTGCGCTTTACGCCGCGCTGGCCGAGTGCGGATATTTCCCCGTCGATGAGCTGACTACTCTGCGCAAGATGGACAGCAGGATGCAGGGACACTGCGAGGTGGGAACCACGCCTGGCGTCGAGATGTCGACCGGGCCACTGGGACAGGGACTGTCCTTCGGCGTGGGATGCGCGCTGGCGGCACGCCTTGATGAGCGTGATTCCCGAGTATATGTCCTTCTCGGCGACGGCGAGCTGAACGAGGGGCAGGTGTGGGAGGCGGCCATGTCCGCGGCTCATTTCAAGATAGACAATCTCGTTGCCATCGTCGATCGCAACAGCATACAGCTAGACGGATGGACGCACGATATCATGGAGACCGAGCCGCTGGCCCAGAAGTGGCGCGCCTTCGGCTGGCGCGTCAGCGATGTCGCGGGGCATGACATCGATCAACTGCTGACGGCGCTGGAGAAGGCCAAGACGATAAAAGGCAAGCCGACCGTTATTATCGCAAGGACAATCAAGGGCAAGGGCGTCAGCTTCATGGAGAACAAGGCCGAGTTTCACGGCAAAGCCCCCACGCCGGAGCAGGCCGAGCAGGCGCTGAAGGAGCTGGAGTAA
- a CDS encoding transketolase family protein yields the protein MAAEASMRETYGKTLVELGKSNPDIVVLDADLSSSTQTKFFAKEFPERFFNCGIAEQNMMGIAAGLAASGKTAFASTFAVFATSRCFDQVRWSIAQPYRNVKIVATHSGITVGEDGASHQAIEDLSLMCALPGFTVVVPADAVETEQAVRKAAATLGPWYIRLPRLKSALVYDKDYRFELGKAVTMREGKDLTIIAMGLMVERALKAAEALSGEGIDACVLNMHTLKPLDEDAVVKAAKETGAILTVEEHVRQGGLGSRVATVVAESTPIPMSFITIEDCFSSSGQPEELLAKHGLTAENIVKEAKALVKRKHKS from the coding sequence ATGGCAGCCGAAGCATCCATGAGGGAAACGTACGGCAAGACGCTTGTCGAGCTGGGCAAGTCGAATCCGGACATCGTAGTTCTGGATGCCGACCTCTCTTCCTCCACGCAGACCAAGTTCTTCGCCAAGGAGTTCCCTGAGAGGTTCTTCAACTGCGGCATCGCCGAGCAGAACATGATGGGCATCGCCGCCGGGCTGGCCGCCTCGGGCAAGACGGCCTTCGCCAGCACGTTCGCGGTGTTCGCCACGTCGCGCTGCTTCGACCAGGTGCGCTGGTCCATCGCGCAGCCGTATCGTAATGTGAAGATCGTCGCTACCCACAGCGGCATCACTGTGGGAGAGGACGGCGCGTCGCACCAGGCTATCGAAGATTTGTCTCTCATGTGCGCGCTACCCGGCTTCACCGTCGTAGTTCCCGCCGATGCCGTTGAGACGGAACAGGCGGTGCGCAAAGCAGCGGCGACGCTGGGCCCGTGGTACATCCGCCTGCCAAGGCTGAAATCGGCGCTGGTCTACGATAAAGATTATCGCTTCGAGTTGGGTAAAGCGGTGACGATGCGCGAGGGCAAAGACCTTACTATCATCGCCATGGGGCTCATGGTGGAGCGGGCTCTCAAGGCCGCGGAGGCGCTGTCGGGAGAAGGCATCGATGCCTGCGTGCTGAACATGCATACGCTCAAGCCTCTCGATGAGGACGCCGTTGTGAAAGCGGCGAAAGAGACGGGCGCAATACTTACCGTCGAGGAGCACGTGCGCCAGGGCGGGCTGGGCAGCCGCGTTGCTACAGTGGTGGCGGAGAGCACCCCCATACCGATGTCTTTCATAACTATCGAGGACTGCTTCTCATCTTCGGGACAGCCGGAGGAACTGCTGGCAAAGCACGGGCTTACCGCGGAGAATATTGTGAAAGAGGCTAAGGCGCTGGTTAAGAGGAAGCATAAGTCCTGA